The proteins below come from a single Edaphobacter acidisoli genomic window:
- a CDS encoding ROK family protein, whose product MKALVIDIGGTHVKVASTDHRTPIKIVSGEDMTAAKMVKQVLAATKDWHYDAISIGYPGPVEHDHPLTEPHNLSPGWVGFSYKKAFGKPLRFINDAAMQAMGGYRGGKMLFIGLGTGMGSAVVFDGTVVPLELAHLLYKNGRTYEEYVGLDGLKCRGKSRWRKSVLDVIERLKAALVCDYVLLGGGNAKLMKKLPEHVLLGSNANAIEGGLKLWENPNLPELQVARKGAKASRKRK is encoded by the coding sequence ATGAAAGCTTTGGTCATCGACATTGGCGGCACGCATGTGAAGGTTGCTTCTACCGACCACCGCACTCCTATCAAGATCGTCTCCGGTGAAGATATGACGGCGGCGAAGATGGTGAAGCAGGTGCTCGCGGCTACGAAGGATTGGCATTATGATGCGATTTCTATTGGCTATCCGGGGCCGGTGGAGCATGACCATCCTTTGACCGAACCGCATAATCTTTCGCCCGGGTGGGTGGGGTTTTCGTACAAGAAGGCCTTTGGGAAGCCGCTGCGCTTCATCAATGATGCCGCGATGCAGGCGATGGGTGGATATCGCGGCGGGAAGATGCTCTTCATTGGGTTGGGCACGGGGATGGGGTCGGCGGTGGTCTTCGACGGCACGGTCGTTCCTTTGGAGCTGGCGCATCTGCTCTACAAAAATGGCCGCACGTATGAGGAATATGTGGGGCTGGATGGTTTGAAGTGTCGAGGCAAGAGCCGCTGGCGCAAGTCGGTGCTGGATGTGATTGAGCGGCTGAAGGCGGCGCTGGTCTGCGACTATGTGTTGCTGGGTGGAGGCAATGCGAAGTTGATGAAGAAGCTGCCTGAGCATGTGCTTCTCGGATCGAATGCGAACGCGATCGAAGGCGGGCTGAAGCTGTGGGAGAATCCGAATCTCCCTGAGCTGCAGGTGGCGCGCAAGGGCGCGAAGGCGTCGCGCAAACGGAAGTAG
- a CDS encoding sensor domain-containing protein, giving the protein MRTQMLHAPRTWVGRTGLYIVPGCVATVVLWWLHNSARLEGFAVAALASAGTAIALWTLWQEHVSVAESKDAAEAHSQFLAAAEANLDAFAILKAVRNESGEIADFRFLYINANVEQLAGLSRSDLLGKSLCETLNVDRNGTIFQKYCLVAQTGRPLNEDIQIKQARIKASWLHLKAVKLGDGIALTCSDISSAKAAEDRYKHLAEFTDSVFQNAPFSTIATDTHGIITAMNDAAEKLSGYNRDELVNKAPLTILHDQKELAERAGEISPTLSSADEGFLVLTAGVAAGEMDEREWTLVRRDGGRTPINLAMRAVTTATGEITGYVGIAVDITERRQMLEYVTHLATHDQLTGLAGRALLQDKTVQAVDLARRYGTKVAVFMIDLDQFKRINDSLGHVAGDQILVETANRLRRAVRSTDIVARMGGDEFVVVMPDITNLTDVEQCAANLVAKLSPEISVDEHLMQVTASVGVCTYPDFASDAKHLLKRADSAMYAAKENGRNQYQIFSVDMLKESADRLAMEHALRHALANGELHMHYQPQISLTTGTITGMEALLRWTNPKLGNVKPERFISLAEETGLIVPIGAWAFMNACREGKAIIDELGLDLTVSVNLSPRQLQQRNLVAIVESALKSSGLPASSLEVEITEGMLMVNSGGNLEKLQSLRELGVRISIDDFGTGFSSFSYLLEYQVDRLKIDQSFVKKSVTDANAAAVVRTIIAMSHGLNIRVVAEGVENDDQLRFLLRRKCDEAQGNFVAPAVPANEFISTARSLSSIGVLQAVELKQASA; this is encoded by the coding sequence ATGAGGACCCAGATGCTCCACGCTCCACGCACCTGGGTCGGAAGAACAGGTCTGTACATCGTTCCCGGCTGTGTAGCGACCGTTGTGCTGTGGTGGCTGCACAATAGTGCTCGTCTCGAAGGCTTCGCCGTTGCCGCTCTGGCCTCCGCCGGAACAGCAATTGCTCTTTGGACACTCTGGCAGGAGCATGTAAGCGTCGCTGAGAGCAAAGACGCAGCCGAAGCCCACTCGCAATTCCTTGCCGCAGCCGAAGCCAACCTCGACGCATTCGCCATCCTCAAAGCCGTTCGTAACGAGTCGGGCGAGATCGCCGATTTTCGCTTCCTCTACATCAATGCAAACGTCGAACAACTCGCGGGACTCTCCCGCTCAGATCTGTTGGGCAAATCGCTCTGCGAAACGTTGAACGTCGACCGAAACGGAACCATCTTCCAGAAATACTGCCTCGTCGCCCAGACCGGCCGGCCGCTCAACGAAGATATCCAGATCAAACAGGCGCGCATCAAGGCGTCTTGGCTGCACCTCAAGGCCGTCAAGCTCGGCGACGGCATCGCGTTGACATGCAGCGACATCAGCTCCGCCAAAGCTGCCGAAGACCGCTACAAGCATCTCGCCGAGTTCACCGACTCCGTCTTTCAGAACGCCCCCTTCAGCACCATCGCAACCGACACTCACGGAATCATCACGGCCATGAACGACGCGGCGGAAAAACTCTCCGGATACAACCGCGACGAACTCGTCAACAAAGCGCCCCTGACCATCCTGCACGACCAGAAAGAGCTGGCCGAACGCGCAGGGGAGATTAGCCCCACGCTCTCATCAGCCGACGAAGGATTCCTCGTCCTCACCGCTGGTGTCGCCGCTGGTGAGATGGACGAAAGGGAGTGGACGCTTGTTCGCCGTGATGGCGGCCGCACCCCAATCAATCTCGCCATGCGCGCCGTCACCACCGCCACTGGTGAAATCACCGGCTACGTCGGCATCGCCGTCGACATCACCGAGCGCAGGCAGATGCTCGAATACGTTACGCATCTCGCAACGCACGACCAGCTCACAGGCCTCGCCGGGCGCGCCCTGCTGCAAGACAAAACCGTACAAGCCGTCGATCTCGCCCGCCGCTACGGCACCAAAGTCGCCGTCTTCATGATCGACCTCGACCAGTTCAAACGCATCAACGACTCGCTTGGCCACGTGGCCGGCGACCAGATTCTCGTCGAGACAGCCAACCGCCTGCGTCGCGCCGTTCGCAGCACCGACATCGTCGCGCGCATGGGCGGAGACGAGTTCGTCGTCGTCATGCCCGACATCACCAACCTCACCGACGTCGAACAATGCGCCGCCAACCTCGTCGCGAAGCTCTCGCCAGAAATATCCGTCGACGAACATCTCATGCAAGTCACCGCCAGCGTTGGTGTCTGCACCTACCCGGACTTCGCCTCCGACGCCAAGCACCTGCTCAAGCGCGCAGACTCCGCCATGTATGCCGCCAAAGAAAACGGTCGCAACCAATACCAGATCTTCAGCGTCGACATGCTCAAAGAATCGGCCGATCGTCTCGCCATGGAGCACGCCCTCCGCCACGCCTTAGCCAACGGCGAGCTGCACATGCACTATCAGCCACAGATCTCTCTCACCACCGGAACCATCACCGGCATGGAAGCGCTTCTCCGCTGGACCAACCCGAAGCTTGGCAACGTCAAACCCGAGCGGTTCATCTCCCTCGCCGAAGAGACAGGACTCATCGTCCCCATCGGTGCGTGGGCCTTTATGAACGCTTGCCGCGAAGGCAAGGCCATCATCGACGAGCTCGGCCTCGACCTCACCGTATCGGTCAATCTCTCTCCTCGCCAGCTTCAACAGCGCAATCTCGTCGCAATTGTCGAGAGCGCGCTCAAATCCAGCGGCCTGCCCGCCAGCAGTCTCGAAGTCGAGATCACCGAGGGCATGTTGATGGTCAACTCCGGCGGCAATCTCGAGAAGCTTCAGAGTCTCCGCGAACTTGGCGTGCGCATCTCTATCGACGACTTCGGCACAGGCTTCTCCAGCTTCTCCTACTTGCTCGAATACCAGGTGGATCGCCTCAAGATCGATCAGAGCTTCGTCAAGAAGTCCGTCACCGACGCCAACGCAGCCGCCGTCGTCAGGACCATCATCGCCATGTCGCACGGTCTCAATATCCGCGTCGTCGCCGAAGGCGTCGAGAACGACGACCAGCTTCGCTTCCTGCTACGCAGAAAATGCGACGAGGCTCAGGGTAACTTCGTCGCACCGGCAGTCCCTGCCAACGAATTCATCTCCACCGCGCGATCCTTGAGCAGCATCGGTGTACTGCAAGCCGTCGAGCTTAAGCAAGCCAGCGCTTAA
- a CDS encoding SRPBCC family protein, whose product MLKTIGAIVVLAIVVVLFAAAMKPDTFVVERTTTINASPDKVTALVNDFHNWSKWSPWAQLDPEMKVTFSGAPNGVGAVYEWQGNSKVGSGRMEIASITPTKTTIKLDFVKPFASHSTANFLIEPEGTGTRVTWVMDGPMKFFPSKVMSVFMSMDKFLGQEFDKGLANMKSTAEHS is encoded by the coding sequence ATGTTGAAGACGATCGGGGCCATTGTTGTGCTTGCCATCGTGGTGGTTCTCTTTGCCGCCGCAATGAAACCAGACACCTTTGTGGTGGAGCGTACAACTACCATTAATGCTTCACCGGACAAGGTGACGGCGCTGGTCAATGATTTTCATAACTGGAGCAAGTGGTCGCCTTGGGCTCAGCTCGATCCGGAGATGAAGGTGACCTTCTCGGGCGCGCCGAACGGTGTTGGCGCAGTCTATGAGTGGCAGGGCAACAGCAAGGTTGGCTCGGGACGCATGGAGATTGCTTCGATCACGCCTACGAAGACGACCATCAAGCTCGATTTCGTGAAGCCGTTCGCGAGCCATAGCACGGCCAACTTCCTGATTGAGCCGGAGGGGACGGGCACGCGCGTGACCTGGGTGATGGATGGGCCGATGAAGTTTTTTCCGAGCAAAGTGATGAGCGTCTTCATGAGCATGGACAAGTTCCTGGGGCAGGAGTTTGATAAGGGGCTTGCCAATATGAAGTCGACGGCGGAGCATTCGTAG
- the rpoC gene encoding DNA-directed RNA polymerase subunit beta', producing MFRSSPFDLAGPVADFDAIKIQLASPEKIRSWSHGEVTKPETINYRTFKPERDGLFCARIFGPITDWECLCGKYKRMKHRGVICDKCGVEVTLSKVRRERLGHIELASPCSHVWFFKGLPSRIGHLLDISLRELEAVLYFESYVVVDPGDAPVKEREVIKDENRFRELDQQYRPSGFKAMMGAEAIKELLRRVDVTELAIELRDRMKNENSLQKKLKYSKRLKIVEAFRKSDNKPEWMILDVIPVIPPELRPLVPLDGGRFATSDLNDLYRRVINRNNRLKKLMDLHAPEVIVRNEKRMLQEAVDALFDNGRRGRVLRGANNRPLKSLSDTLKGKQGRFRQNLLGKRVDYSGRSVIVVGPELKLHQCGLPKKMALELFKPFIYHRLEQTGHCTTIKQAKEMVEMQDSIVWDILEEVIKDHPVLLNRAPTLHRLGIQAFEPVLVEGKAIKIHPLVCTAFNADFDGDQMAVHIPLSPEAQIEASVLMLASHNILSPASGQPITVPTQDMVLGLYYLTKSKVNARGEGRVFANIEEVLMALEAKQVETLTPIRLRYTGKVLDMTTAYDDQDITHTEPVEFHNQYISTTVGRAILNDALPEGMPYINGLLKKKGIGQLVNYCYLNLGLEVTVKTLDRIKDLGFRYATRSGLSVGLDDMVIPDSKYTVVRDAEKQVINVQQQYLDGAITNGERNNKVIQMWSGVTEKVADEMFANMKQADKDGAMNPIYIMADSGARGSKQQIRQLSGMRGLMAKPSGEIIETPITANFREGLTVLQYFISTHGARKGLADTALKTADSGYLTRRLVDVAQDVIISQHDCGTVEGIYVTPIIEAGETIEPLRDRIIGRVSLEKIKDYEGKTIVEINQEIDEELASAIQAAGIERVKIRSVLTCESKRGACILCYGRNLGSGKLVEMGEAVGVIAAQSIGEPGTQLTMRTFHIGGTASRVSDASHLEAKNAGTVRFINLVTVRSKDGGLVTMNRNGSIAVVDEKGRERERYAIVYGAKLKVEDGAAVKLGDRLGEWDPYTFSLLTEIAGTVQFKDLQEGVTLNEEVDEVTGLSRLVVGDSPDEKRQPAIIVKSASGNKRYLMPSRAHLMVADGDEVFPGDILAKIPRETTRTKDITGGLPRVVELFEARKPRDPAIISKIDGVVRFGEVSKGQRKVYVTADNGQEEEYSVPRGVYVNVQEGERLRAGDALIDGPRNPHDILEVLGERALQQYLVNEIQEVYRLQGVAISDKHIETIVRQMLRWVKIEEVGDTNFLIDQQTDRFRFNAENQRVLMNGGKPAIGRSLLLGITKASLSTDSFISAASFQETTRVLTEASINGSMDTLRGLKENVIVGRLIPAGTGMEYYRNVQLSPEIEEAAAQVQNEVAAAIEAEERELEQMRMEGEQEEMAAE from the coding sequence ATGTTTCGCTCCAGCCCCTTCGATTTAGCCGGCCCCGTAGCCGACTTCGACGCAATCAAGATCCAGCTTGCCAGCCCGGAGAAGATCCGGAGCTGGTCGCATGGCGAAGTCACCAAGCCTGAGACCATCAACTACCGTACGTTCAAGCCGGAGCGCGATGGCCTGTTCTGCGCCCGCATCTTTGGACCGATCACGGACTGGGAGTGCCTGTGCGGCAAGTACAAGCGCATGAAGCACCGCGGCGTGATCTGCGATAAGTGCGGCGTTGAGGTAACGCTGTCGAAGGTACGCCGTGAGCGCCTGGGCCACATCGAGCTGGCTTCGCCGTGCTCGCACGTGTGGTTTTTCAAGGGCCTGCCTTCGCGTATCGGCCACCTGCTGGACATCTCGCTGCGCGAGCTTGAAGCAGTGCTCTACTTTGAGAGCTACGTTGTGGTCGATCCGGGCGACGCTCCGGTGAAGGAGCGCGAGGTCATCAAGGACGAGAACCGCTTCCGCGAGCTCGACCAGCAGTATCGTCCGTCGGGCTTCAAGGCCATGATGGGCGCTGAGGCGATCAAGGAGCTGTTGCGGCGCGTGGATGTGACCGAGCTGGCGATTGAGCTGCGCGATCGCATGAAGAACGAGAATTCGCTGCAGAAGAAGCTGAAGTACTCGAAGCGCCTGAAGATTGTCGAGGCCTTCCGCAAGTCGGACAACAAGCCGGAGTGGATGATTCTCGATGTGATTCCGGTCATCCCGCCTGAGCTGCGCCCGCTGGTGCCGCTGGATGGTGGCCGCTTCGCTACGTCTGACCTGAACGACCTGTATCGCCGCGTGATCAACCGGAACAACCGGTTGAAGAAGCTGATGGACCTGCACGCGCCAGAGGTCATTGTGCGCAATGAGAAGCGCATGCTGCAGGAGGCTGTTGACGCGTTGTTTGATAACGGCCGCCGTGGCCGTGTGCTGCGCGGTGCGAATAATCGTCCGCTGAAGTCGCTGTCGGACACGCTCAAGGGCAAGCAGGGCCGCTTCCGTCAGAACCTGCTGGGCAAGCGCGTGGACTACTCGGGCCGCTCCGTCATCGTCGTCGGCCCCGAGCTGAAGCTGCACCAGTGCGGTCTGCCGAAGAAGATGGCGCTGGAGCTGTTCAAGCCGTTTATCTATCACCGCCTGGAGCAGACGGGACACTGCACGACCATCAAGCAGGCCAAAGAGATGGTTGAGATGCAGGACTCGATTGTGTGGGACATTCTGGAAGAGGTCATCAAGGACCATCCGGTGCTGCTGAACCGCGCTCCGACGCTGCACCGCCTGGGCATTCAGGCGTTTGAGCCGGTGCTGGTGGAAGGCAAGGCGATCAAGATTCACCCGCTGGTCTGCACGGCGTTCAACGCGGACTTCGACGGCGACCAGATGGCGGTGCACATTCCGCTGTCGCCTGAGGCGCAGATTGAGGCGAGCGTGCTGATGCTGGCTTCGCACAACATTCTGTCTCCTGCAAGCGGCCAGCCGATTACGGTGCCGACTCAGGACATGGTGCTTGGTCTTTATTACCTGACCAAGTCGAAGGTGAATGCGCGCGGCGAGGGCCGTGTGTTCGCCAACATCGAGGAAGTGCTGATGGCGCTCGAGGCCAAGCAGGTGGAGACGCTGACGCCGATTCGTCTGCGCTACACCGGCAAGGTGCTCGACATGACTACGGCGTATGACGATCAGGACATCACGCATACGGAGCCGGTTGAGTTTCACAACCAGTACATCTCGACGACGGTGGGCCGCGCGATTCTGAATGACGCGTTGCCTGAGGGGATGCCGTACATCAATGGCCTGCTGAAGAAGAAGGGAATCGGGCAGCTGGTGAACTACTGCTACCTGAACCTCGGCCTCGAAGTCACCGTCAAGACGCTCGACCGGATCAAGGACCTGGGCTTCCGTTATGCGACGCGCTCGGGCCTGTCGGTCGGTCTCGACGACATGGTCATTCCGGACTCGAAGTACACAGTGGTGCGCGATGCTGAGAAGCAGGTGATCAACGTGCAGCAGCAGTATCTGGACGGCGCGATCACGAACGGCGAGCGTAACAACAAGGTCATCCAGATGTGGTCCGGCGTCACCGAGAAGGTGGCGGACGAGATGTTTGCGAACATGAAGCAGGCCGATAAGGACGGCGCCATGAATCCGATCTACATCATGGCTGACTCCGGCGCCCGCGGTTCGAAGCAGCAGATTCGTCAGCTCTCGGGTATGCGCGGACTGATGGCGAAGCCGAGCGGCGAAATCATCGAAACGCCGATCACCGCGAACTTCCGCGAAGGCCTGACGGTGTTGCAGTACTTCATCTCGACGCACGGCGCTCGTAAGGGCCTGGCTGACACGGCGCTGAAGACTGCGGACTCGGGTTATCTGACTCGCCGTCTGGTGGACGTGGCGCAGGATGTGATCATCTCGCAGCATGATTGCGGCACGGTGGAAGGCATCTACGTGACGCCGATCATCGAAGCCGGCGAGACGATTGAGCCTCTGCGTGACCGGATTATCGGCCGCGTGTCGCTTGAGAAGATCAAGGACTACGAAGGCAAGACGATCGTCGAGATCAACCAGGAGATTGACGAGGAGCTGGCCAGCGCGATTCAGGCGGCCGGTATCGAGAGGGTGAAGATCCGCTCGGTGCTGACGTGCGAATCGAAGCGCGGCGCCTGCATTCTGTGCTACGGCCGTAACCTGGGCTCGGGCAAGCTGGTGGAGATGGGCGAGGCCGTTGGCGTGATCGCGGCGCAGTCGATCGGCGAGCCGGGAACGCAGTTGACGATGCGTACCTTCCACATCGGTGGAACGGCTTCGCGGGTGTCGGATGCTTCGCACCTTGAAGCGAAGAATGCGGGTACGGTGCGCTTCATCAACCTGGTGACGGTGCGGTCGAAGGACGGCGGCCTGGTGACGATGAACCGCAACGGCTCGATTGCCGTGGTGGACGAGAAGGGCCGCGAGCGTGAGCGCTATGCGATTGTTTATGGCGCGAAGCTGAAGGTCGAAGACGGCGCTGCTGTGAAGCTGGGCGACCGGCTGGGCGAGTGGGACCCGTATACCTTCTCGCTGCTGACGGAGATCGCCGGCACGGTGCAGTTCAAGGACCTGCAGGAAGGCGTCACGCTCAATGAAGAAGTGGACGAGGTCACCGGCCTGAGCCGTCTGGTTGTCGGCGATTCGCCGGATGAGAAGCGTCAGCCTGCGATTATCGTGAAGTCGGCCTCGGGCAACAAGCGTTACCTGATGCCGAGCCGCGCTCACTTGATGGTGGCCGATGGCGACGAGGTCTTCCCGGGTGACATTCTGGCGAAGATTCCGCGTGAGACAACTCGTACGAAGGACATTACGGGCGGTCTGCCGCGCGTGGTCGAGTTGTTCGAGGCGCGTAAGCCGCGTGACCCGGCGATCATCTCGAAGATCGACGGCGTGGTCCGCTTCGGCGAAGTGTCGAAGGGGCAGCGCAAGGTGTACGTCACGGCGGACAACGGGCAGGAAGAGGAGTACTCGGTGCCGCGTGGTGTGTATGTCAACGTGCAGGAGGGTGAACGCCTCCGCGCCGGTGACGCGCTGATCGATGGTCCGCGCAATCCGCACGACATTCTGGAGGTGCTTGGCGAGAGGGCGCTGCAGCAGTATCTCGTCAACGAAATCCAGGAGGTCTATCGGTTGCAGGGCGTGGCGATCTCGGACAAGCACATCGAGACGATCGTGCGGCAGATGCTGCGCTGGGTGAAGATCGAGGAGGTGGGTGACACCAACTTCCTGATCGATCAGCAGACGGACCGCTTCCGCTTCAACGCAGAGAACCAGCGCGTGTTGATGAATGGCGGCAAACCGGCGATTGGCCGCTCGCTGCTGCTGGGCATCACGAAGGCGTCTCTGTCGACCGACAGCTTTATTTCGGCGGCGAGCTTCCAGGAGACGACGCGTGTGCTGACCGAGGCCTCGATCAATGGCTCGATGGACACGCTGCGCGGTCTGAAGGAGAACGTCATCGTCGGACGGCTGATTCCGGCGGGCACGGGCATGGAGTACTACCGCAATGTGCAGCTCTCTCCGGAGATCGAAGAGGCCGCTGCCCAGGTGCAGAACGAGGTCGCGGCGGCTATCGAAGCCGAAGAGCGCGAACTCGAGCAGATGCGCATGGAAGGCGAGCAGGAAGAGATGGCTGCGGAGTAG
- a CDS encoding TIGR03118 family protein, with translation MHSSRLSSSSLVRRLLVAGSLALFTLLTSQAAVAQSNSTYQQTNLISDGAVQAMHTDPTLINPWGVSLGPQFWIDSAGSGFSEVDDASGNKAFAVAVPSVSAGATHGSPAGTVANNDSTVFNIPGNGSALFIFGNLDGSIAAWNTNTPQAVTVANNSAAKAAYTDIAIDKNSTGTFLLAANFAGGTVDVFDSNFASTHLTGSFADPSIPQGFAPFGIHSIGSSIYVTYAERSSTGREVLGAGLGYIDIFDNNGNLTRQAISQGNLNAPWGMALAPAGFGSFGGKLLVGNFGDGTINAYDPTNFSFLGQLTDSTGTPITNSGLWEIVFGANRLGDPNTLYFAAGINGEKDGLFGAISVASAPSGTPDFSFQASANALTVTSGQSGNLTINLAASNGFSGTVSFSCTGLPSGDTCTFNPATANVSGASTVSVVTTINTATTSAPAPNPYIAATHPKSSNHNRPVMLLAFGIPFGLLSFAGLRKKSLLLRSSIFSAALMLFTLSMTGCSSKSTAATSTPTPTPAASQLTINATSGAITHTINVSLTVN, from the coding sequence ATGCACTCATCCCGCCTCAGCTCATCTTCACTCGTGCGACGCCTTCTAGTCGCGGGCTCTCTTGCACTATTCACTTTGCTGACATCGCAGGCTGCCGTTGCCCAATCAAACAGCACCTATCAGCAAACCAATCTCATCTCCGACGGCGCGGTCCAGGCCATGCACACCGATCCAACCCTGATCAATCCCTGGGGAGTCTCTCTCGGGCCGCAGTTCTGGATCGACTCCGCAGGCAGCGGCTTCTCCGAAGTCGACGACGCCAGCGGCAATAAAGCCTTTGCCGTCGCCGTGCCATCGGTCAGCGCAGGCGCAACCCATGGAAGCCCCGCCGGGACCGTCGCCAACAACGACTCAACCGTCTTCAACATCCCCGGCAACGGCTCCGCGCTATTCATCTTCGGCAACCTCGACGGAAGCATCGCTGCATGGAACACCAATACGCCACAAGCCGTCACCGTCGCCAATAACTCCGCAGCCAAAGCCGCCTACACCGACATCGCTATCGACAAAAACTCCACCGGGACATTTCTCCTCGCTGCCAACTTCGCTGGCGGCACAGTCGATGTCTTCGACAGCAACTTCGCCTCCACCCATCTCACTGGCAGCTTCGCCGATCCGTCCATCCCGCAAGGCTTCGCGCCCTTCGGAATCCACTCCATCGGCTCCAGCATCTACGTCACCTATGCCGAGCGCAGCTCCACAGGACGCGAGGTCCTCGGCGCCGGCCTCGGCTACATCGACATCTTCGACAACAACGGCAACCTCACCAGGCAGGCCATCAGCCAGGGCAATCTCAACGCACCCTGGGGCATGGCGCTCGCCCCCGCCGGCTTCGGCAGCTTCGGCGGTAAGCTACTCGTCGGCAACTTCGGCGACGGCACCATCAATGCCTACGACCCAACTAATTTCTCATTCCTTGGCCAGCTCACCGACTCCACCGGCACACCCATCACCAACTCCGGCCTCTGGGAGATCGTCTTCGGAGCGAACAGACTCGGCGACCCAAACACCCTCTACTTCGCTGCCGGCATCAACGGTGAAAAAGACGGTCTCTTCGGAGCGATCAGTGTCGCCTCCGCCCCATCCGGCACTCCTGACTTCAGCTTCCAGGCCTCCGCAAACGCACTCACCGTCACCAGCGGTCAATCCGGCAACCTGACCATCAACCTCGCAGCCTCCAACGGCTTCAGCGGAACCGTCTCCTTCTCCTGCACAGGACTTCCCTCAGGCGACACCTGCACCTTCAACCCTGCAACTGCCAACGTCTCAGGCGCATCAACCGTCTCCGTAGTCACAACCATCAACACAGCGACAACTTCCGCTCCTGCGCCAAACCCATACATAGCCGCCACGCATCCAAAGTCGTCCAATCACAACCGCCCTGTAATGCTCCTCGCATTCGGAATCCCATTCGGGCTACTCAGCTTTGCAGGTCTGCGAAAGAAATCCCTCCTTCTGCGCAGCTCGATTTTCAGTGCAGCGCTCATGCTCTTCACGCTATCGATGACAGGTTGCTCCTCAAAGAGTACCGCTGCAACATCAACTCCAACCCCAACCCCCGCCGCATCGCAACTCACAATCAACGCGACCTCAGGAGCAATCACCCATACCATCAACGTCTCCCTCACCGTCAATTAG
- a CDS encoding VOC family protein, producing the protein MSAKSIHHGVRMGHVHLKVADMDRALAFYHGVLGFDITQRMGNSAAFLSAGGYHHHIGLNTWESKGGNAPATGTTGLYHLAIVYPTRAELGDALERLLHANIPLDGAADHGVSEALYLRDPDGNGVELYWDRPQDQWPKDVNGRLAMYTRPLDLEALLQAAHQAT; encoded by the coding sequence ATGAGCGCAAAGAGCATCCACCACGGCGTCCGCATGGGCCACGTCCACCTGAAAGTAGCGGATATGGACCGCGCGCTCGCCTTTTACCACGGCGTTCTCGGCTTCGACATCACGCAGCGCATGGGTAACTCCGCTGCATTTCTCTCCGCTGGCGGATACCACCACCACATCGGCCTGAATACGTGGGAGAGCAAGGGAGGCAATGCACCGGCCACAGGCACAACCGGCCTCTATCACCTTGCCATCGTCTATCCCACACGCGCCGAACTCGGCGATGCGCTCGAACGCCTGCTCCACGCCAACATTCCGCTCGACGGCGCAGCCGACCACGGCGTCAGCGAAGCCCTCTATCTACGCGATCCCGATGGCAACGGCGTCGAGCTCTACTGGGACCGCCCGCAGGACCAGTGGCCCAAAGACGTCAACGGCAGACTCGCCATGTACACGCGCCCACTCGATCTCGAAGCTCTGCTTCAAGCCGCGCACCAAGCCACATAG